In a single window of the Montipora capricornis isolate CH-2021 chromosome 11, ASM3666992v2, whole genome shotgun sequence genome:
- the LOC138023892 gene encoding uncharacterized protein, whose translation MKLLGKNPNVLSFVGCWTEVTPQKTPLRLIVEYVPHGDLLHWLRAKRSQIRGSTLGAALITESKKQYAETKECITATLDQGGEADGIKTDVLYENSCISTCASEHEEIIASGNIDSASPLMCFPSTSAEDHKETITSSSNECVIPLITISCPTTSGKGQKKALPSGNDKCTIPFLSLPSISGEEYDETIASGNSKSTIPLSSTPSAFSGDDEGDLIGDINDESGIPLLNCSSTYPAGNEGTDIADGNNAMPLVVFSSSVSNQEDVPTKNVGDECDEDCESFAPLDLIKLAWQIARGMSYLSQKGLVHRDLAARNILVGHGKRVKIADFGLMRYL comes from the exons ATGAAGCTACTGGGGAAGAATCCAAATGTGCTGAGTTTTGTGGGCTGTTGGACAGAGGTCACTCCACAGAAGACGCCTCTTCGTCTGATTGTTGAGTATGTTCCCCATGGAGACTTGCTTCACTGGTTGAGAGCAAAAAGAAGTCAG ATTAGAGGTTCTACCTTGGGAGCTGCCCTTATTACTGAAAGCAAAAAACAGTAtgcagaaacaaaagaatgcatCACTGCTACACTAGACCAG GGTGGTGAAGCAGATGGGATTAAAACAGATGTGTTGTATGAAAACAGCTGCATTTCCACATGTGCCTCAGAACATGAGGAAATCATCGCTTCTGGCAACATTGATTCTGCATCACCCTTGATGTGCTTCCCCTCTACATCGGCAGAAGATCACAAAGAAACAATCACGTCTAGCAGCAATGAATGTGTGATACCCTTGATTACCATTAGCTGCCCTACCACATCTGGGAAAGGACAGAAAAAAGCCCTCCCTTCTGGCAACGATAAATGCACAATACCCTTTTTAAGCCTCCCTTCAATAAGTGGAGAAGAATATGACGAAACCATTGCTTCTGGCAACAGTAAAAGCACAATACCATTGTCCAGCACCCCTTCTGCTTTTTCAGGAGACGATGAAGGAGACCTCATCGGTGATATCAATGATGAAAGTGGGATTCCTTTGCTCAACTGCTCTTCAACATATCCAGCAGGAAATGAAGGAACTGACATCGCTGATGGCAACAATGCGATGCCTTTGGTGGTATTTTCCTCATCCGTGTCAAACCAGGAAGATGTTCCCACCAAAAATGTGGGCGATGAATGTGATGAGGATTGCGAGTCATTTGCTCCACTTGATCTTATAAAACTTGCCTGGCAGATTGCACGTGGCATG AGCTATCTTTCCCAGAAGGGCCTAGTCCACAGGGACTTAGCAGCAAGGAACATTCTCGTGGGACATGGTAAGAGAGTCAAGATTGCTGACTTTGGATTGATGAGGTATTTGTAG